Genomic DNA from Candidatus Cloacimonas sp.:
TGGAGTTTGGGATGATCGTTTTGAAAGTCCTCCTCCTTATAAACTTTTGTGGCAAATTACCTTAGGCATTATTATGTATTTATTTGGCTATCGGGTTTTGTATCTGACTAATCCTTTCGGAGCGCACTTTATTTTGGGGTGGTTATCCTTTCCGGTTACTGTTTTATGGTATTTAATAGTAATCAATGCTATCAATTTTATTGACGGTATAGATGGTTTAGCTTGTGGAATAACGATTATTGTAAGTGCCGTTTTAATTGTAATTGGCATCAAAGAACAGAATCAGCTGGTAATTGCTATTTCTTCTTTTTTACTGGCGGGAAATTTAGCTTTTCTGCGTTATAATTTCTATCCGGCAAAAATTTTTATGGGAGAAACGGGGTCTTTATTTATCGGGCTGAATATAGCTGCAATTTCCACAGCGGGAACTTCCCAATTTAAAGGAATAACTTCTATAACTTTGATGGTTCCGTTAACGGTGATGGCTGTTCCTTTAATTGATTTTGTGCTGGCTGTTTTCAGGCGTTTGCATTACGGAGATATGTTTCATTCCGATAAAGAGCATATTCATCATACGATGTTGGATTTTGGCTTTTCTCAAAAGACAATTGCGATTATAATATATTTAGTAACCTTGCTTTTTGGACTTATTGCCATCGGCTTTTCCTTTTCTTCCAAAAAGATTGTTTTTTCTTTGCTTTTAGG
This window encodes:
- a CDS encoding MraY family glycosyltransferase; its protein translation is MINIYLLIIIEAVIIHLCTHLLFPLNVKISTKLKLIAHPNERKIHKMPIPEAGGLCFALPIILAQATFGLISGNSEPGNMLLELSGVGVLALCFGVWDDRFESPPPYKLLWQITLGIIMYLFGYRVLYLTNPFGAHFILGWLSFPVTVLWYLIVINAINFIDGIDGLACGITIIVSAVLIVIGIKEQNQLVIAISSFLLAGNLAFLRYNFYPAKIFMGETGSLFIGLNIAAISTAGTSQFKGITSITLMVPLTVMAVPLIDFVLAVFRRLHYGDMFHSDKEHIHHTMLDFGFSQKTIAIIIYLVTLLFGLIAIGFSFSSKKIVFSLLLGLFAMMVVIAYLIMRQERKR